A window of Megachile rotundata isolate GNS110a chromosome 11, iyMegRotu1, whole genome shotgun sequence genomic DNA:
CCAACAATCTCTGCCATCCTACCAAGCTAACGACCTCATCCTCCCTGGAGTCACCATCCAGAACGTTGATGTCAGCAACCTTGTTACACTCTTCACTGACTACTACATCGACCTGGACTCCGTTACTCCACAGTCTGAACAGAcccaacaacaacaacaagaaCAAGTTACCGCTCATGTTAAGGCTCATCTCAAGAGGTTGGACCACCATCCCTTCCAATACCAGATTGCTGTACACAGCGAACAAAACGTTCCCAACGCCGTTGTCCGTGTCTACCTTGGACCGAAACACAACTACAAGGGTCAACCCATTGGCATCTCCCAGAACAGGCATCTCTTCGTTGAGCTCGACCAATTCATCCACAACCGTATGTTctaatatttctttcttttgtaAATGATTGCAACATTCTTATGACACTCTTCGTTTGCAGTTCACCCTGGCCAGAACGTCATCATCAGGAACTCTCAACAAGCCCCAGGACAGAGCTTTGACTGGCCATCCGTCTCCCAGATCCAACAAGGTGTCAACGGTGCTATCCGCTCCCAAGAACCATACTACATCACTGAGGTTTGTGAACTACTTGCAGTTTATTCGGGGTAAAATAGTAAGGGTATTCATAACAAAATTCATTTTACAGCCACACCAGATCTTCAGCTTCCCAGCTAGATTGGCCCTCCCCAAGGGACAACAACAAGGTTTCCCTCTTCAATTTGTCGTCGTGATCACCAGCTCTAACCCACTCAACGTCCCATACGGACCAGTGATCCCAGAACAAGCTTTGACCTTCCAAGACCAACAATTCCAGATCGTCCAACCTGAACAATACGAACAACTGAAACAACAAAACCTCGCTCAAGTCAGCGGTGGAATCCAACAGAACGTGGAAGTCCTCCCCGAAAACTTGGTCAACGCTCAGCAACAAATCCAAGGTACGATGAAACAGTTAATAGTTCATTGCAAGGTCTTATACATTGCTCTGTTACAGCCGTGAGGAACCACTATGCCAACGTCTACACCAAATACCACGGACAATACCCACAAAACCAAATCCAGAACCCAGTCGGCCAAGGCGAAGACATGACCTGGATTCAACCTGGTGCTGGAGTAGCTAACGCAGCTGCAGCCGCCCAAGGATTGGGATTACGCGGACAATCGATCTCTGGACAAACCCCACAAATGCAGAACCAGATCCAACAACAAATCCAAGCCCAAGCCCAAGCTCGTGCTCAAGCTCAAGCCCAAGGTCAAGCAGGACAAGCAGGACAACAataccaagccgctcaaatgatCTACGGACAACACCACGGAATCAAATGGGGATCCCACGGTGCCCAAGGTGTACAAGGTTTACAAGGAATGCAGGGAACCCAGAACCTCCAAGGTGTACAAGGTGTTCAACAAGGTGTACAAGGTGTCCAACAAGGCGTACAAGGTCTCCAAGGCGTCCCAGCTGGCGTAGCTGGTGTACAAGGTCTCGCAGGTGTCCAAGGAATCCAAGGTACCGTACAAGGTGTTGCCGCTGGTCTCCAAGGAGTACAACAAACATTAGGCGCTGAACAAGGCCCTCAAGCTGTTAAGATCGCATACGGTATGGAAGGAGCTCAAGGTATCGGTGGAGTACAATCCTGGGGACCACAAGTACAAGGTGGAATCGCCGGAACTGGCATCGTCGCTAGTGGACAACAACACGCTGGTGGCTTCCAAGGTGCCTACGCTCAGCCACAAACTGTTCAAGACCCGACCGTCAGCGAATACTTCCAGAACAAACCCATCTCTGAAATCATCGGTGGTGCCATCTCCCTTGATGGCAAACCCCTTGGTTTCCCATTGGACAGACCTCTGACCCCTGGTGCCCTCAGCGTCCCCAACATCTTCGTCAAGGACGTTCTCGTCTACCACGCAGGACAACCCACCAACGACATCACTCAGTAAATCCAGTTCCTATTGGTGGAGCCGTATACGATGATTTAATATCACGAATTTAGTGCGCGAAATATTGTAACATTAATCTAtcaaaaaaaattgatttatcaatgtatcaattataatgaataaattGCTTTAAAGAGcaaatgtttattataaaatatggtCTCTATACACCTTTCACTAGAATTAGGATTAAGGACGGGTTCACAGGTTTTAAACGAgcattttattaaacaattaagacACTaacgaaaaaattaaattaacattttaattgtaaGCTGATCACTCTCCGGTCATCATCTCCATAAATTCTAAAacaaaaaatcacaaaaatttttGGTCAAGTTAAATAGATTGTATAAGTCATGTCTTAAAGTTGAAATATTCACCATCGAAGTCGACCGTGCCAGATCCATCGGTATCAATTTCAGCGATTATACCGTCGAGATCAGCACTAGTAAGTTTGTCATCGAGAGCCGCAAGAATCTCCTTCAAGGTAGCCGTCGTGATATATCCGTTCCCTTCGCGATCATATAAACGGAAAGCCTCCTTCAATTCCTCTTGCATCGCCTCAGCGTCTTCTTCCTCTAAGAATCGACCAGCGATCCTACAGAATCCGTCGAAGTTTACTTTCCCTGTTCCTTCTGGATCATTTTCCTCGA
This region includes:
- the Hex110 gene encoding hexamerin 110, yielding MRFLFVLLGLVAFASCNSGSVKQRAADQDLLRKQQDCIQLLQKITQEIPNPQLQNLGTTYDIDSNAHQYNNPIIVKYYSGAVRAGLVQPKGTVYSNSISQLRKEVALLSRILLGAKDYPTFLKTAAWARVHVNEGQFVKAFAAAVLTRQDTQGVILPPAYEILPQFHLDARIIQEAQQIGIQQAIQQNIQHNILIPVNYSATLSHEEQQLSYFTQDVGLAAYYSYVNLASYILDNDQEQQQQQEQPLTQQQYQQQIVGKYLQQVGQNQQNTIGHGAQFLYLHQQLLAHYELNRLSNGLSPIQEIDYENVQALYQPHLRNLNGLEFPSRPQNLQLQPQQNQLIQAVTTLEQRLMEAIDSGHVITPQGSFLSLYQPQGMNILGDLIEGCGRSINPRYYGSLQAVARKLLGNAPEVENVWDYTPSALELGQTAVHDPAFYQLFKKVMNLYQQYQQSLPSYQANDLILPGVTIQNVDVSNLVTLFTDYYIDLDSVTPQSEQTQQQQQEQVTAHVKAHLKRLDHHPFQYQIAVHSEQNVPNAVVRVYLGPKHNYKGQPIGISQNRHLFVELDQFIHNLHPGQNVIIRNSQQAPGQSFDWPSVSQIQQGVNGAIRSQEPYYITEPHQIFSFPARLALPKGQQQGFPLQFVVVITSSNPLNVPYGPVIPEQALTFQDQQFQIVQPEQYEQLKQQNLAQVSGGIQQNVEVLPENLVNAQQQIQAVRNHYANVYTKYHGQYPQNQIQNPVGQGEDMTWIQPGAGVANAAAAAQGLGLRGQSISGQTPQMQNQIQQQIQAQAQARAQAQAQGQAGQAGQQYQAAQMIYGQHHGIKWGSHGAQGVQGLQGMQGTQNLQGVQGVQQGVQGVQQGVQGLQGVPAGVAGVQGLAGVQGIQGTVQGVAAGLQGVQQTLGAEQGPQAVKIAYGMEGAQGIGGVQSWGPQVQGGIAGTGIVASGQQHAGGFQGAYAQPQTVQDPTVSEYFQNKPISEIIGGAISLDGKPLGFPLDRPLTPGALSVPNIFVKDVLVYHAGQPTNDITQ
- the TpnC25D gene encoding troponin C at 25D, translating into MEEDDQKMAVMRKAFQMFDTTKSGFIDTLKISTILNTMGQLFDDADLNALIEENDPEGTGKVNFDGFCRIAGRFLEEEDAEAMQEELKEAFRLYDREGNGYITTATLKEILAALDDKLTSADLDGIIAEIDTDGSGTVDFDEFMEMMTGE